CCGAGCCCTTCCAGCCGCTCGATCTGCTCGGCGGGGATCGTCCCGTCCGCCCTCGGCCCGACGTCCAGCAGCAGATTGCCGCCCATGCCGATCGTCTCGGCGAAGTAACGCACCAGCTGCCGCACGGATTTGTGGTTGTGATCCGCGTGCTGGAAGCCCCATGAGTCGTTGATGGTCAGACACAACTCCCAGGGGCCCTCGGGTGCTTCGAGCGGCACGCCCTGTTCCGGGGTGGCGTAGTCGCCGTACGAGAGCATGCGGGCGTTGAGCACGGTGTCCGGGTTCTCCCTGAGGATCAGCTCGGCCAACTCCCGCATCCGCCACTGCTGTTCGGTGCGCTCCCACTCACCGTCGAACCACAGCAGATCGGGGCGGAACCGTTCGACCAGCTCGCCCACCTGGCCGTCCCGGTAGGCGAGGTAGCGCTCCCAGGCGGCCGGGTCTTCCTCACCGGGTGCGGCGTGCGAGTAGGGATTGGCGTCGTTGCCGCCCGGGTGGTCGTTCGTCCACAGGTCGATCTCCGGGTGGCGGACACTGGCGTAGTCGGGGTGGTTCCAGTCGGAGTGCGAGTAGTAGAGGCCGACCTTGAGCCCCCGCTCGCGCAGCGCGTCGACGTACCCGGTGATCAGGTCCCGGCCCGCCGGCGTGCGGTGGACGACGCCCAGGTCGCCCTGGGCGGTGTCCCACAGGGCGACGCCGTCGTGGTGGCGGGCCGTGAGCACCGCGTACTTCGCACCCACCCGGGCGAACAACTCGGCCCAGGCGGCGGGGTCGTACGCGGACGCGGTGAAGCCGTCGAGCTGTTTCATGTACCGCTCGTGCGTCACCTCGCCCCAGTAGAAGGACCAGGACTCCGGCACCCCGTCCACGGCGTAGATGCCGTAGTGGATGAAGATGCCCAGCTTGGCGGCGGGAAACCAGGTTTGCATGGTCATGCGGCCACGCTAGGTGCGGGCTCCCGGCGGGCGCGTGGGCGCGGGTCACCACAACTGGTTCATTTTCACTCCCTCCGCGGCGCGGAAGATCGGGATGGACGGGCCCTGTCGAAGCGACCGCGCCCGGCGGGGTCGGGCCCGCCGGGCCCCTCGGGCCCTCAGCGGCCCCTCGCGCCCCATATGCATCGGTCGGGTAGAGGAATGCCCGTCTCCCCGTCGGGTACGCGAGGGGCGCAGCGCCCGGGACGGACGCCGTCCCGGGCGGCCCTTCCGCTACTACCTGGGATCTTGTGATGGACATACCCACCAATGGCAACAACCCGCCTCAGGCCGCCTCGCCGGCCCAGCGCGCGCTGACCGCGCTCGCCTTCGACACCCATGACACGGCCGCGCTCCACACGCTCGCCGACACCGACGTGCTGATCCCGGTCCCGGACGACGCCGACGAGGCGGCCGTGAACGATCCGACGGCCGTGGCGCTGCCCGTGCTGGAGCAGCCCGGCGGCGAGCAGATCGTGCCGGTCTTCACCTCGGAGCCCGCGATGGCGGAGCTCCTGCCCTATGTGTCGCGCTACCGGCTGGTACCCCTGGGCGCCCTGGCCTCCCAGTGGCCCGCCGACGCGGACCTCTCCCTCACCATCGACGCCGGCTCCCCGCACGGCCTCACCCTGGACGCCCACGACGTGGGCACCCTCCTGGGAGGCCAGGGGATCTGACCCGCACGGGGACCACTCGCCCGACGGACGAGGGGACGGCCCTCACGGCGTTCCACGCAGGCCCGAGGGCGGGGTCAGTCCTGTCGCAGCATGCGGGCCAGAACGGCACGCTGCAGGGGCTGGACCTCCGTGTGCAGCCTGCGGCCCTTGTCCGTCAGGGTGACCCACACGCCGCGCCGGTCCTCCACGCACACGGACCGCTCCACCAGGCCGTCCTTCTCCAGTCGGCCGATCAGCCGGGACAGCGCGCTCTGGCTGAGGTGGACCTTCTCGGCGATGTTCTGCACGCGGCACAGGTCCCCGGCCGCCGTGGCCGCCGCCATCCCCGACGCGAGGACGTCGAGGACCTCGAAGTCACTGGCGCCCAGCCCGTGCGGATGCAGCACGCGATCGATCTCGCACATCGTGCGGGCGTGCACGGACAGGATGTCCCGCCACTGGTCCTCGAGCCGGACACCGGTCGTGTTCGCTGCCATATGTGCACGGTAACAGAGGGCCCACCGGTCGTTGTCCGTGCAACTAGTGCAGGTGCAACCATCGCCCCCGGCCCTACTGCGTCGCCGCCGTGTCCTACTGCAGAAGCCCGATCAGGTTGCCGTCGCTGTCCTTCACCGAGGCGATCAGCCGGCCGCCGCCCACGTCATGGACGTCCTCCAGCGTCTGCGCCCCGGCCCCGAGCAGCGCCGCGAGTGTCGTCCGGATGTCGCCGACGTGCCAGTACGGCACCGGCCAGCCCGATCCAGGTCCTGGACGGGGTAGACGACGGTCTTCAGTCCGGCGGTCATGGCGCACTCCTTCGCGGCGCTCTCGGGGCCTCCGGGCGGAGCCACACCGTGGCCAGCGGGGGCAGGGTCAGGCGGACACTCACCGGCCGCCCGTGCCAGGCGTGCGGCTCGGCCTCGACAGGGTCGGGACGGGTGACACCGCTGCCTCCGTAGACGGCCGCGTCCGTGTTCAGCACCTCGCGCCATGCCGCGACGTCGTCCGGCACCCCGAGCCGGTAGTCCTCCCGCACCACCGGGCTGAAGTTGGAGACGGCCAACAAGGGCGTCCCGTCCGCGGCGAGCCGCAGGAACGCGAAGACGTTGTCCTCGGCGGCGTCCGCGCTCACCCACTGGAAGCCGGCCGGGTCGGTGTCCCGCTGCCAGAGGGCCGGCGTGTGACGGTAGGTCGTGTTGAGGTCACGGACGAGGTCCCGCACACCGCGGTGGTCGGCCTCCGCGCCGTACCCGGGATCGAGCAGCCACCAGTCCGGCCCGTGCGCCTCCACCCACTCCCCGCCCTGGGCGAACTCCTGCCCCATGAAAAGGAGTTGCTTGCCCGGATGGGCCCACATGAAGCCGAGGTAGGCGCGGTGGTTGGCGCGCTGCTGCCACCAGTCGCCCGGCATCTTCGACACCAGCGCCCGCTTGCCGTGCACGACCTCGTCGTGGGAGATGGGCAGGACGTAGTTCTCGCTGTACGCGTACACCATCGAGAACGACATCTCGTTGTGGTGGTACTTGCGGTGCACGGGTTCGTGCTCGATGTAGCCCAGCGAGTCGTGCATCCACCCCATGTTCCACTTCAGGCCGAAACCCAGCCCGCCGCTGTCGGTCGGCCGGGTCACCCCGTCCCAGGCCGTGGACTCCTCCGCGATGGTCACCACACCCGGCGCCCGCCGGTACACGGTGGCGTTCATCTCCTGGAGGAAGGCGACCGCGTCCAGATCCTCGCGCCCGCCGAACACATTGGGGGACCACTGTCCTGAGTCCCGCGAGTAGTCGAGGTAGAGCATGGAGGCGACCGCGTCCACCCGCAGCCCGTCGACGTGGTACTCCTCGCACCAGTACACGGCGTTCGCCACGAGGAAGTTGCGCACCTCGGTGCGACCGAAGTCGAACTCGTACGTCCCCCAGTCCGGATGCTCCGCCCGCCGGCTGTCCCCGGGCTCGTACAGCGGCTCCCCGTCGAAGCGGCCGAGCGCCCAGTCGTCCTTCGGGAAGTGGGCGGGCACCCAGTCGACGATCACCCCGATCCCGGCCCGGTGCAGGGCGTCGACGAGGTACTTGAAGTCGTCCGGGGTGCCGAGGCGGGCGGTCGGGGCGTAGAAGCCGGTGACCTGGTAGCCCCAGGAACCGCTGAACGGGTGCTGGGCGACCGGCATCAACTCGACATGGGTGAAACCGAGGTCGGAGACATACGCGGGCAGCACCTCGGCGAGTTGACGGTACGTCAGTCCAGGCCGCCAGGACGGAAGATGGATCTCGTACACGGAGAACGGCGCCTCGTGCACCGGGACGTCCCCGCGCCGGGCCATCCACTCCGCGTCGCCCCACTCGTAGTGCGAGGCGTGGACGACGGACGCCGTCGCCGGGGGAGCCTCCGCCCGGCGGGCCATCGGGTCGGCCTTGAGCAGACGCCTGCCGTCGCGCGTGGCGATCTCGAACTTGTAGTGGGCGCCCTCGCCCACCCCCGGCAGGAACAGCTCCCAGACCCCGGAGGAACCGAGCGACCTCATCGGGAACGCCGTCCCGTCCCAGCAGGCGAAGTCCCCGACGACCCGCACCCCTCGGGCGTTCGGCGCCCAGACGGTGAAGCGGGTGCCGGTGACGCCCTGGTGGGTCATCGGCTCGGCCCCCAGCGCCCTCCACAGCTGCTCGTGCCGCCCCTCCCGGATCAGATGCAGATCCAGCTCGCCGAGAGCGGGCAGGAAACGGTACGGGTCGTGCACCTCGTGGTCGGCATCCTCGTACGACACGAACAGCGTGTACGCGGGGACGGCGTCGAGCGGCAGGAGGACGGAGAAGAGGCCGTCGCCCTCCGAGGCGAGATAGGTGCGCTCGCCCTCGATCACGACACTCACGGCATGGGCGTACGGGCGCAGGGCCCGCACGGCGATCCCGCCGCCCGGCACCGGATGGGCGCCCAGCAGGGCGTGCGGATCGTGGTGCGCGCCGGAGAGCAGCCGTGCACGCTCCTCGGGGGGCAGGGGCGGGGCGGCCACGGTCAGCCTGGGGCGGCGCCGGGGCGGGCCGGCCGACTCGGGGGGCGTGGTGTCACGCAGGGCCACGGCTTCAGTCTCCTCTCACGGCGAGACGCTCGATCGCCGCCATCGGTACGGGGAGCCAGTCGGGTCGGTGCCGGGCCTCGTAGAGGACCTCGTACACCGCCCGGTCCGTCTCGTAGGCGCGCACCAGACCGTGCTTGCCGCGCGGGTCCCAGCCGGCGCGGGCCGCGTAGCCCGCGCAGTAGGCCTCCCGGCAGCGGCGCGCCCACTCCGGGCGCCAGGGCCGGCGCTGCCGGGCGGCGTAGTCGAAGGAGCGCAGCATCCCGGCGATGTCCCGCACCGGCGACTGTGTGCCGCATCGTTCGGCGAGCGGACGGGACGGCTCGCCCTCGAAGTCGATGACGAACCACTCCGGGCCGGCCCGCAGCACCTGCCCCAG
The DNA window shown above is from Streptomyces akebiae and carries:
- a CDS encoding SseB family protein; protein product: MDIPTNGNNPPQAASPAQRALTALAFDTHDTAALHTLADTDVLIPVPDDADEAAVNDPTAVALPVLEQPGGEQIVPVFTSEPAMAELLPYVSRYRLVPLGALASQWPADADLSLTIDAGSPHGLTLDAHDVGTLLGGQGI
- the glgB gene encoding 1,4-alpha-glucan branching enzyme; translation: MALRDTTPPESAGPPRRRPRLTVAAPPLPPEERARLLSGAHHDPHALLGAHPVPGGGIAVRALRPYAHAVSVVIEGERTYLASEGDGLFSVLLPLDAVPAYTLFVSYEDADHEVHDPYRFLPALGELDLHLIREGRHEQLWRALGAEPMTHQGVTGTRFTVWAPNARGVRVVGDFACWDGTAFPMRSLGSSGVWELFLPGVGEGAHYKFEIATRDGRRLLKADPMARRAEAPPATASVVHASHYEWGDAEWMARRGDVPVHEAPFSVYEIHLPSWRPGLTYRQLAEVLPAYVSDLGFTHVELMPVAQHPFSGSWGYQVTGFYAPTARLGTPDDFKYLVDALHRAGIGVIVDWVPAHFPKDDWALGRFDGEPLYEPGDSRRAEHPDWGTYEFDFGRTEVRNFLVANAVYWCEEYHVDGLRVDAVASMLYLDYSRDSGQWSPNVFGGREDLDAVAFLQEMNATVYRRAPGVVTIAEESTAWDGVTRPTDSGGLGFGLKWNMGWMHDSLGYIEHEPVHRKYHHNEMSFSMVYAYSENYVLPISHDEVVHGKRALVSKMPGDWWQQRANHRAYLGFMWAHPGKQLLFMGQEFAQGGEWVEAHGPDWWLLDPGYGAEADHRGVRDLVRDLNTTYRHTPALWQRDTDPAGFQWVSADAAEDNVFAFLRLAADGTPLLAVSNFSPVVREDYRLGVPDDVAAWREVLNTDAAVYGGSGVTRPDPVEAEPHAWHGRPVSVRLTLPPLATVWLRPEAPRAPRRSAP
- a CDS encoding MarR family winged helix-turn-helix transcriptional regulator — its product is MAANTTGVRLEDQWRDILSVHARTMCEIDRVLHPHGLGASDFEVLDVLASGMAAATAAGDLCRVQNIAEKVHLSQSALSRLIGRLEKDGLVERSVCVEDRRGVWVTLTDKGRRLHTEVQPLQRAVLARMLRQD
- a CDS encoding alpha-L-fucosidase, which codes for MTMQTWFPAAKLGIFIHYGIYAVDGVPESWSFYWGEVTHERYMKQLDGFTASAYDPAAWAELFARVGAKYAVLTARHHDGVALWDTAQGDLGVVHRTPAGRDLITGYVDALRERGLKVGLYYSHSDWNHPDYASVRHPEIDLWTNDHPGGNDANPYSHAAPGEEDPAAWERYLAYRDGQVGELVERFRPDLLWFDGEWERTEQQWRMRELAELILRENPDTVLNARMLSYGDYATPEQGVPLEAPEGPWELCLTINDSWGFQHADHNHKSVRQLVRYFAETIGMGGNLLLDVGPRADGTIPAEQIERLEGLGAWIRRHSDAVYGTAAGLPAGHHYGPSTLSADRRTLYLTCFDVPRESVAVRGLRNPVTRVTVLGTGTELGHRVIGGLDAVPGVTWIDAPAEADLDPYATVLAVELEGELDLYRGSGRD